The genomic stretch atatatactttgttGTTTCAGTAGGATGACAGACTGATACACGAAGAACACAATCCTcatgaataaaagcaaatacaaCAGCAAACATTCAGACACAAAATAACCCAATAAAAACAGCCAAacgaaagaaacaaaaatggcaaaaaaaacaaacacacaaaccaaTCAAACCATACAAAGTGACATCAGGCCTTTCCAAAGTGACATCtagtttctctttttaaatccCATTCAAGTCCGTCTCCCAGAATTCTCTGTAAACCAGACAGCGGCTCCTATTTATGGCTGGTCAGCGAGGTCGGGCTGCGCTCTGGAGCGTCGGAGAGGCGGGAGCCGCGTTCAGAACCCACGTCAGCGACGAGCCGGGAgttcagcagcagcatcagggGACCCATCCACTTAATACGTTACAGCACATTCAGAACAGAGCAATGCGTGGTGCAGGACCGCTACAGAGGGCATGTTGTACAACGgaggaaaaacaataaaatcaagtTTGCTTTTTACAATCACATTTCTGTAGAAACTCTAAACATTCTGCACCGAAAGCTTTTCCCCGGCCCTCGcagccccccctccctcccccccctctGTACAGCTGACACGGACGCCCGGGACGAGTGTTGGGAGCCCAAAGCACGCTGGTAGGCATTACATTTCTGCACGTCACTTTATGAATGCTAATCTCAATCCAAAACACTGCAACGTTTTCACATAAATGGCCTACTGTAACATCCATGTGCAGATTCAGACAGAACCCCGACAGAGGCAGAGGCGAGACTGACAGCAGCAGGAGGGGACCCCCCCCAACCCGCTCCAGAGCGTCGGGAGAGAGAGGGGTTCTGGAGCTGGAAAGGAGGGAAAAGAAAGGCAAGGAGTGTGATGCCGCTCTCCTCTCTTCGCATCTCCACCTCCCTACGGAGAGAAAGTGAGGATGAAGATGAGGAGACGAGCAAACAGTCAGGGAGTGCTGATCCCTCCCTGTCGCCCCCTCTGGACCCCAGTTCTCAGCCCGGTGACGgagaggcaggaggaggaggtaaGCTATGAGATGAGTTGGTGTGTATGAGGCGGATTCACCCCCCCGCCCTCCCCTCTACCTGGCCTCCTCCCTCCTTTCTTCCCTCTTGGGGCGGATGGGCTGGGCGCCGTCGGCGGGCTGCTGCACCCAGTTGTTGTCGTGCAGCCCCACCCGGCAGCCCGGCGTGTCCTTGTCCGTCCGCCGGCAGCACATCCAGTAGGAGCGTCCGTAAGGCAGGTCGTGGTGGTAAGGTTTGGGGTGCCAGCGGCACAAAGAGACGTCCCCGCGCTCATACTGCCGCTTGCACTGTTTGCAGGGGTCGTCCCTGTAGAGCGGGTCCTGGTTCCAGCGAGAGTCCACCGCCCGCACCCCGTAGGTCTCGATCAGTGCCTTGAAGTAGTGGCAGGTGCACTTGAGGGCTGCCAGGGCGCGGGTGGGCAGGTAGCTGAAGATGTTCACCATGATGTGGTCGGGGAGCAGGAGCATGTACTGTCTGGGCTCCAGGAGCCGCTGGATCTGGAAGCGGATCTCCAGGAAGTCGTGGGACACGTGGCGGTAAAGGCGACACAGCGAAGGGTCCGAACAGTCCTCCCCGACGCCGGGGGAGTCTGGTCGCGCCGCCCGCTCCCCCGAGCCCGTCGCCACCCCTGCCCCCGGACTGTTGTTGTTGGCACAGTCCAAAGAGCACATTCCTGTCCCGCTGCCAGAGGTCTGTGCCGTTACATCCTCCTCCGCTCCCCTAGGGGACtggaggaagaagagctgtCCGGGAGGGGGGTCGTCTGACAGCGGGTCAGTCGAGCCTCCGCCGCCGCTCCCCGGCCCCGCGGGCATAGCGAAACACACAGTCTCCTCCTGCACATTCTCTGTGCTGTCCTTGCCGTAGAAGACGCACTGGTCCACGGCCCCCGTCACCACCACCTCCACGTGGAAGCCGGTCACGCGTTCCCGCCCCACCCCCGCAGCCTTTTTCTCCCCCGTGGACAGCTCCTGGGTGGGGTCGGGGCTGCCGCAGCTCGGCTTGTCCTGGTGGAGGTCGCCGTCTGCTTTGGGGGCCGAAGCCGTGGCAGCAAGCAGCAGACTGCCGGGGTCTCTCGATGACGGACTGACAAGCTGGTACAAGTCACAGGTGATTTTCTCTTTGGCCCTGGCAGCCGCCTGGTTGCTCCCCCCGCCGCAGCTCATAAACATGCAGCGGGACCGGCCAGCGGGCTCCAGCTGGGAGCGGGGGTCCATGTTTGACACCCTGAAAGCTATCCTCACCTCCCCGTGGCTGTGGCTGGGCGGCGGGGGCGGCGTCAGGGCGTCTCCTCTCCTCGGCTCCCCATCTCCGCCCTGATTACTGCCGT from Fundulus heteroclitus isolate FHET01 chromosome 18, MU-UCD_Fhet_4.1, whole genome shotgun sequence encodes the following:
- the LOC118566678 gene encoding F-box only protein 46-like, translated to MDRDTFSHIRLWCPRPFGTYSQNKARSPGSGGSSGGASGAGSPSLCKAEHSQGARRAPEESEDVGMMVGVKEGKEEEDVGSENTPPDPELEPGSVPQSQASQPPSAPPSPPNAGSQMQDGRVLLDTWYVIKPGNTKEKIAFFVAHQFSGAGQPRPSAMKVKGNWATDCSKAKRRRRCSSYDPPTRSQAPTPDGSVGPPSPDDSLQLGVNETDLLSVAEMVALVEQRTAMALQGIVAVHGSQQHQSLPTTHSQGFAPGQHTVLRGRASDPSPMLFESDSSDGQAARESQKPSSPTQTDQELEEQQESFRVAQAIAHFESQTLENRLHLGNGPSVHGSNQGGDGEPRRGDALTPPPPPSHSHGEVRIAFRVSNMDPRSQLEPAGRSRCMFMSCGGGSNQAAARAKEKITCDLYQLVSPSSRDPGSLLLAATASAPKADGDLHQDKPSCGSPDPTQELSTGEKKAAGVGRERVTGFHVEVVVTGAVDQCVFYGKDSTENVQEETVCFAMPAGPGSGGGGSTDPLSDDPPPGQLFFLQSPRGAEEDVTAQTSGSGTGMCSLDCANNNSPGAGVATGSGERAARPDSPGVGEDCSDPSLCRLYRHVSHDFLEIRFQIQRLLEPRQYMLLLPDHIMVNIFSYLPTRALAALKCTCHYFKALIETYGVRAVDSRWNQDPLYRDDPCKQCKRQYERGDVSLCRWHPKPYHHDLPYGRSYWMCCRRTDKDTPGCRVGLHDNNWVQQPADGAQPIRPKREERREEAR